A genomic stretch from Empedobacter stercoris includes:
- a CDS encoding peptidylprolyl isomerase, translating into MNFQFIKNIALGIGLSFSSFVSAQTYTLKFKTNYGKFDVMLYDFTPKHRDLILSEINKGTYTNAQFNRVVNDFVIQGGELDDPILAREAENPEQKPIRLAPEFNPKAFHKIGALGAGRDDNKEKGSYYNQLYFVVGKKITAKELDNLETKKGIKYTAEQRAEYLKNGGLPRLDHDYTIFGEITKGLDNAIKISEVETQDELPLKPVIFSIKVKQKKTPSKYNKTSISLGGTAIGF; encoded by the coding sequence ATGAATTTTCAATTTATAAAAAATATTGCACTCGGAATTGGATTATCATTTTCGAGTTTTGTTTCTGCACAAACATATACCTTAAAATTCAAAACGAATTACGGAAAATTTGATGTGATGCTGTACGATTTTACGCCAAAACACAGGGATTTAATTTTAAGTGAAATAAACAAAGGAACATATACTAATGCTCAATTTAACCGAGTTGTAAACGATTTTGTGATACAAGGTGGAGAATTAGACGATCCTATTTTGGCAAGAGAAGCTGAAAATCCTGAGCAAAAGCCAATTCGTTTAGCTCCTGAATTTAATCCAAAAGCTTTTCATAAAATTGGTGCATTAGGCGCTGGTCGAGATGACAATAAAGAAAAAGGATCGTACTATAATCAACTCTATTTTGTGGTTGGAAAAAAAATTACAGCAAAGGAATTGGATAATTTAGAAACTAAAAAAGGAATTAAATATACAGCTGAACAACGTGCTGAATATCTGAAAAATGGTGGTTTACCACGTTTGGATCATGATTATACAATTTTTGGAGAAATTACAAAGGGATTGGATAACGCAATAAAAATAAGTGAAGTCGAAACTCAAGACGAATTGCCATTAAAACCAGTTATATTTTCAATTAAAGTGAAGCAGAAAAAAACACCTTCTAAATACAACAAAACAAGTATTTCTTTGGGTGGTACAGCAATCGGTTTTTAA
- a CDS encoding FKBP-type peptidyl-prolyl cis-trans isomerase, giving the protein MGVAELLLKRKQELIEKNKTEGLAFREEYKLKEGVTETESGLLYEVITLGEGVKPTLSDTVLCHYHGTNINGEVFDSSVQRKKPAAFPLENVIKGWAEGVQLMPVGSKFRFVVKPELGYKDREISKELGPFSTMIFEVELMGIL; this is encoded by the coding sequence ACAAGAATTAATCGAAAAGAACAAAACTGAAGGTTTGGCTTTTCGAGAAGAATATAAATTAAAAGAAGGTGTTACTGAAACCGAAAGTGGATTATTATACGAAGTAATCACGTTGGGAGAAGGTGTAAAACCAACTTTGTCTGATACCGTTTTATGTCATTATCATGGAACAAATATCAACGGAGAAGTTTTTGACAGTTCAGTACAACGCAAAAAACCTGCAGCTTTTCCTTTGGAAAATGTGATTAAAGGTTGGGCAGAAGGTGTGCAATTAATGCCTGTTGGTAGTAAGTTTAGGTTTGTTGTAAAACCAGAATTAGGCTATAAAGACCGTGAAATATCAAAAGAATTAGGCCCTTTTTCTACGATGATTTTCGAAGTAGAGTTAATGGGAATTTTATAA
- the glsA gene encoding glutaminase A encodes MKRYTFSTLLLSLTLTCFNPINQQVFGQKTTINTGKSLQITENALTTILEKNRANYKEGKVADYIPELGKMKADKIAFSVVDENGKVINVGDVNQKFTIQSISKIIALMIAVSEKGEENVFSKMGYYGTNMPFNHFANLETTGKPLNPMMNAGAILTTSMIDGEGEIPFQKILKMVRYITKNNSIDYSKSVYNSEKETGHRNRGMFYLMKNNGLIEGDEEKLNNYFKQCSIEITTEDLAKIGYFFAHQCTRFDGDTTYKNAQISQLIQSQMLTAGMYEFSGKYARTVGLPSKSGVGGGITVSVPNKIGIGVFSPALDKHGNSAAGYHMILDLVKQYNLSLFQ; translated from the coding sequence ATGAAACGATATACATTTTCAACACTACTTTTAAGTTTAACCTTAACGTGTTTTAATCCAATTAATCAACAGGTTTTTGGGCAAAAAACAACAATAAATACAGGAAAAAGTTTACAAATTACTGAAAATGCATTAACTACGATTCTCGAAAAAAATAGAGCAAATTATAAAGAAGGAAAAGTTGCTGATTATATTCCTGAACTTGGAAAAATGAAAGCAGATAAAATTGCCTTTTCTGTGGTTGATGAAAATGGAAAAGTGATCAATGTTGGCGATGTTAATCAAAAATTTACCATTCAAAGTATTTCTAAAATCATTGCTTTAATGATTGCAGTTTCTGAAAAAGGAGAAGAAAATGTATTTTCTAAAATGGGATATTATGGAACAAATATGCCTTTTAATCATTTTGCGAATCTCGAAACAACTGGAAAACCATTAAATCCAATGATGAATGCAGGTGCAATTTTAACCACTTCTATGATTGATGGTGAAGGAGAAATTCCTTTTCAAAAAATTCTTAAAATGGTTCGTTATATCACCAAAAATAATTCGATAGATTATAGTAAATCAGTTTACAATTCTGAAAAAGAAACAGGACATCGAAACCGTGGAATGTTTTATTTGATGAAAAACAATGGATTGATTGAAGGTGATGAAGAAAAATTAAACAATTATTTCAAACAATGTTCTATCGAAATAACAACTGAAGATTTAGCTAAAATTGGTTATTTCTTTGCACATCAATGCACACGTTTTGATGGTGATACTACTTACAAAAACGCTCAAATTTCACAATTAATTCAATCGCAAATGTTAACTGCCGGTATGTATGAATTTAGTGGTAAATATGCACGAACTGTTGGTTTACCAAGTAAATCGGGTGTTGGTGGAGGAATTACAGTTTCTGTACCAAATAAAATAGGAATTGGCGTTTTCAGTCCAGCGTTAGACAAACACGGAAATTCTGCTGCAGGTTATCACATGATTTTAGATTTAGTGAAACAATATAATTTAAGTTTATTTCAATAA
- a CDS encoding B12-binding domain-containing radical SAM protein codes for MQPSILLTTLNAKYIHLNLAIRILYDLNHHRGNIYWKEFTIKSDFDDVAEKCAKYNIVCFSCYIWNITQTLEVCKRIKQVSPETKILLGGPEVSYEYDDVIANNYIDYIIVGEGEIPFEEFVLNYPTIDNVPNLVYKKENEVVFNAQNIQFDINQLEGRNPYQYDHPADLEKKVCYIETSRGCPYKCEFCLASLDNKMRYLPMETIKENLLYLMKHGKTIKFLDRTFNIKRDFTIELFQFILDNYREGNVFQFEITADIVHPDIIKFINEKVPKNLFRFEIGIQTVNQQSNREVSRKQNFEKTSNVINQLKDRIEMHLDLIVGLPLEYIDDLKFSFEETFKLYPPELQLGFLKFLKGTPVRQKYEKYGYQFDPLPPYQIIKSDFLSEQDLANITALENALEIYWNKPRTPETLKYIAQKYSIFDFLMGLGQYFEQYHLFHKHTLNDVYQTIYDFAKSFAEDKMILELIAIDYYSFHKSKPKDLFEMEQKIEDDLSEIASHPKSKFVSIPISFHYPTWKENNQIEQTQENWLIEFIGTSHNIIHCEVFE; via the coding sequence ATGCAACCATCAATTTTATTAACGACTTTAAACGCAAAATACATTCATCTCAATTTGGCGATTCGTATTCTTTACGATTTGAACCATCATCGTGGCAATATTTATTGGAAAGAATTTACGATAAAATCCGACTTTGATGATGTTGCTGAAAAATGTGCTAAATATAATATTGTTTGTTTTAGTTGTTACATCTGGAATATCACGCAGACATTAGAAGTTTGTAAACGTATTAAGCAAGTTTCACCTGAAACCAAAATTTTACTTGGCGGTCCTGAAGTTAGTTACGAATATGATGATGTAATTGCAAATAATTATATCGATTATATTATTGTAGGTGAAGGTGAAATACCTTTTGAAGAATTTGTTTTGAACTATCCAACAATTGATAATGTTCCAAATTTAGTTTATAAAAAAGAAAACGAAGTTGTTTTTAATGCACAAAACATTCAGTTTGATATTAATCAATTAGAGGGTCGAAATCCTTATCAATACGATCATCCTGCGGATTTGGAAAAGAAGGTTTGTTACATCGAAACTTCTCGTGGATGTCCATATAAATGCGAGTTCTGTTTAGCCAGTTTAGACAATAAAATGCGCTATTTGCCAATGGAAACCATCAAAGAGAATTTGTTGTATCTCATGAAACATGGAAAAACGATTAAGTTTTTGGACAGAACATTTAATATAAAACGTGATTTTACGATCGAATTATTTCAATTTATTTTAGATAATTATCGAGAAGGAAATGTTTTTCAGTTCGAGATCACAGCCGATATTGTTCATCCAGATATTATTAAATTCATCAACGAAAAAGTTCCAAAAAATCTTTTCCGTTTTGAAATCGGTATTCAAACTGTTAATCAACAAAGTAACCGAGAAGTTTCGCGTAAGCAGAACTTTGAAAAAACATCGAATGTTATCAATCAATTGAAAGATCGAATTGAGATGCATTTAGATTTGATTGTTGGTTTACCTTTAGAGTATATTGATGATTTGAAATTTAGTTTCGAAGAAACATTCAAACTTTACCCACCAGAACTGCAATTAGGTTTTTTGAAGTTTTTAAAAGGTACACCAGTCCGTCAAAAATATGAGAAATATGGTTACCAATTTGATCCACTTCCACCTTATCAAATTATAAAAAGTGATTTTTTAAGTGAGCAAGATTTAGCGAATATTACGGCTTTAGAAAATGCTTTAGAAATTTATTGGAACAAACCGAGAACGCCAGAAACCTTAAAATATATCGCTCAAAAATATTCTATTTTCGACTTTTTGATGGGATTAGGTCAGTATTTTGAGCAATATCATCTATTTCACAAACATACGTTGAATGATGTGTATCAAACGATCTATGATTTTGCAAAATCATTTGCAGAAGATAAGATGATCTTAGAATTAATTGCGATTGATTACTACAGTTTCCATAAATCAAAACCAAAAGATTTGTTTGAAATGGAACAAAAAATTGAAGACGATTTGAGCGAAATTGCTTCGCATCCAAAAAGTAAATTTGTTTCGATTCCGATTTCATTTCATTACCCAACTTGGAAAGAAAATAATCAAATTGAACAAACTCAAGAAAATTGGTTGATCGAATTTATAGGAACCTCGCATAATATCATTCACTGCGAAGTTTTTGAATAA